A genomic region of Pantoea alfalfae contains the following coding sequences:
- a CDS encoding Gp138 family membrane-puncturing spike protein, translated as MSTLSRDTASLDSVMAAAADDLSGRLRVAMPAIVTAFDDKRQTVTLQPAIAGTDENGGAITPTVLADVPVKFPRGGGFAFTFPVNPGDEGWVLFADRCIDSWFSSGQVSQAAEHRQHDWSDGGFLPGFSSLARAIGDFRNDAIVMRQLDGPGYVAIDTGGNVDIDGTKLTVHCETEFLKPVTMDDTLTVTGAAAMNGGLSASGGEGAAAKITGSVEVTGGDVSVDGIGSKSHHHTDSQNGKTSEAQA; from the coding sequence ATGAGCACGCTTAGCCGGGACACGGCCTCGCTGGATTCGGTCATGGCAGCGGCGGCGGATGATTTATCCGGTCGCCTGCGCGTGGCCATGCCCGCCATCGTCACCGCCTTTGATGATAAACGGCAGACGGTGACGCTGCAGCCGGCCATTGCCGGCACGGATGAGAACGGCGGTGCCATCACGCCGACCGTGCTGGCCGACGTGCCGGTGAAGTTTCCGCGTGGCGGGGGCTTCGCTTTTACCTTTCCGGTCAATCCCGGCGATGAGGGCTGGGTGCTGTTTGCCGATCGCTGTATCGATAGCTGGTTCAGCAGCGGGCAGGTGAGCCAGGCCGCCGAGCATCGCCAGCACGACTGGAGCGACGGCGGGTTTCTGCCCGGTTTTTCCAGCCTGGCGCGCGCTATCGGCGATTTCCGCAACGACGCCATCGTGATGCGCCAGCTGGACGGCCCGGGTTACGTGGCCATTGATACCGGCGGCAACGTTGACATCGACGGCACGAAGCTGACCGTGCACTGCGAAACGGAGTTTCTGAAGCCGGTCACGATGGACGACACCCTGACGGTGACGGGCGCGGCGGCGATGAACGGCGGCCTGTCGGCCAGCGGCGGTGAAGGCGCAGCGGCGAAAATCACGGGGTCGGTGGAGGTCACCGGCGGTGACGTCTCGGTTGACGGCATCGGCAGCAAATCACACCACCATACCGACAGCCAGAACGGGAAGACTTCGGAGGCGCAGGCATGA